The following coding sequences are from one Streptomyces angustmyceticus window:
- a CDS encoding C40 family peptidase, translated as MTATVASHRKPRQHPLAAFTGGSRSARTARAAATLALAGAATATGFDGTGQAAPQLTPAQVKDRVDALYQEAEVATQSYDGAKEAAGTAREELGRLQDEAARRTARLNAARTELGTMAASQYRSGGVDPTVRLLLSADPQRYLDGAAVLERAGSHQATAVAGYARRLGSVRQVQRRAEDTAQRLAQTEAALKKHRVTVVHKLGAAEQLLNRLTAEQRQRMAARGGAHGGAAHRAERAAGHGDGVAEAARTGAGAAAAAAQAPDSRAARAVAFAYAALGKPYVWGATGPSGYDCSGLTQAAWRSGGVSLPRTTYTQISSGPRVARSQLAPGDLVFFYSGISHVGIYVGDGKMIHAPHPGAPVRIAPIDQMPFAAATRPA; from the coding sequence GTGACGGCCACCGTGGCCTCGCACCGCAAGCCCCGGCAGCATCCGCTCGCCGCGTTCACCGGCGGCTCACGCAGCGCACGCACCGCCCGCGCGGCCGCCACCCTGGCCCTGGCCGGCGCGGCCACCGCCACCGGCTTCGACGGCACCGGCCAGGCCGCGCCCCAGCTCACCCCCGCCCAGGTCAAGGACCGGGTCGACGCGCTGTACCAGGAGGCAGAGGTGGCCACGCAGAGCTACGACGGCGCGAAGGAAGCCGCCGGCACCGCACGCGAGGAGCTCGGCAGACTGCAGGACGAGGCCGCCCGCAGGACCGCCCGACTCAACGCCGCCCGCACCGAACTGGGCACCATGGCCGCGAGCCAGTACCGCTCCGGCGGCGTCGACCCGACCGTACGGCTGCTGCTGTCCGCCGACCCGCAGCGCTATCTGGACGGCGCCGCGGTCCTGGAGCGGGCGGGCAGCCACCAGGCGACCGCGGTGGCCGGCTACGCGCGCCGGCTCGGCAGCGTACGGCAGGTGCAGCGGCGCGCCGAGGACACCGCGCAGCGGCTGGCGCAGACCGAGGCGGCGCTGAAGAAGCACCGGGTCACCGTCGTCCACAAGCTGGGCGCCGCCGAGCAGTTGCTCAACCGCCTGACCGCTGAGCAGCGGCAGCGGATGGCGGCCCGGGGCGGCGCACACGGCGGCGCGGCGCACCGCGCGGAGCGCGCCGCGGGGCACGGGGACGGCGTCGCCGAGGCGGCCCGCACCGGCGCGGGAGCCGCCGCGGCCGCGGCGCAGGCGCCCGACTCCCGGGCCGCGCGGGCCGTCGCCTTCGCCTACGCCGCCCTCGGCAAGCCGTACGTCTGGGGCGCGACGGGACCCTCCGGCTACGACTGCTCGGGGCTGACCCAGGCCGCCTGGCGGTCGGGCGGTGTGTCGCTGCCCCGTACGACCTACACCCAGATCAGCTCCGGGCCGCGGGTCGCCAGGTCCCAACTCGCCCCCGGCGACCTGGTGTTCTTCTACTCCGGCATCAGCCACGTGGGGATCTACGTCGGGGACGGCAAGATGATCCACGCGCCGCACCCGGGGGCGCCGGTGCGGATCGCGCCGATCGACCAGATGCCGTTCGCGGCGGCGACCCGGCCTGCCTAG
- the pcrA gene encoding DNA helicase PcrA: MSSLFDDSFLADLGHKDEGEPPPPPEDEHGPAPEEIPADLFGGRFDAPPPQEAYYRDGAARPAIDPAALLEGLNDEQKAAVVHTGGPLLIVAGAGSGKTRVLTHRIAHLLAERHVHPGQILAITFTNKAAGEMKERVEELVGPRANAMWVSTFHSACVRILRRESKKLGFTSSFSIYDAADSKRLMALVCRDLDLDPKRYPPKSFSAKISNLKNELIDEETFAGTAADGFEKTLAEAYAMYQARLREANALDFDDIIMTTVNLLQAFPDVAEHYRRRFRHVLVDEYQDTNHAQYTLVRELVGPAEDAAELCVVGDADQSIYAFRGATIRNILQFEEDYPDATTILLEQNYRSSQTILSAANAVIERNENRRPKNLWTQAGAGPRITGYVADTEHDEAQFVADEIDRLTDAGDAKAGDVAVFYRTNAQSRVFEEIFIRVGLPYKVVGGVRFYERKEVRDVLAYLRVLANPEDTVPLRRILNVPKRGIGDRAEAMIDALSAREKITFPQALRRVDEAYGMAARSANAVKRFNVLMEELRTIVESGAGPATILEAVLERTGYLAELQASTDPQDETRIENLQELAAVALEFEQDRGEENPGTLSDFLEQVALVADSDQIPDEDEEGSGVITLMTLHTAKGLEFPVVFLTGLEDGVFPHMRSLGQTKELEEERRLAYVGITRARERLYVTRSTMRSAWGQPSYNPPSRFLEEIPADYLEWKRTGQATPSASMGGMSAGGGGGGFGSALSSRAKGPSGFATRRSGDRQVVSLAVGDRVTHDSFGLGTVVGVKGSGDNAEATIDFGGEKPKRLLLRYAPVEKL, encoded by the coding sequence ATGAGCAGCCTCTTTGACGACAGCTTCCTGGCGGACCTCGGCCACAAGGACGAGGGGGAGCCCCCGCCGCCCCCCGAGGACGAGCACGGCCCGGCCCCGGAGGAGATCCCCGCCGACCTCTTCGGCGGGAGGTTCGACGCGCCCCCGCCCCAGGAGGCGTACTACCGCGACGGCGCCGCCCGCCCCGCCATCGACCCCGCGGCGCTGCTGGAGGGGCTCAACGACGAGCAGAAGGCCGCCGTGGTGCACACCGGCGGCCCGCTGCTGATCGTCGCCGGCGCCGGCTCCGGCAAGACCCGGGTGCTCACCCACCGCATCGCTCATCTGCTGGCCGAGCGCCATGTCCACCCCGGCCAGATACTCGCGATCACCTTCACGAACAAGGCCGCCGGCGAGATGAAGGAGCGCGTCGAGGAGCTGGTCGGCCCGCGCGCCAACGCCATGTGGGTCTCCACCTTCCACAGCGCCTGCGTCCGCATCCTGCGCCGCGAGTCCAAGAAGCTGGGCTTCACCTCGTCCTTCTCCATCTACGACGCCGCCGACTCCAAGCGCCTGATGGCCCTGGTCTGCCGCGATCTGGACCTGGACCCCAAGCGCTACCCGCCCAAGTCCTTCAGCGCGAAGATCTCCAACCTCAAGAACGAGCTCATCGACGAGGAGACCTTCGCCGGGACGGCTGCCGATGGTTTCGAGAAGACGCTGGCCGAGGCGTATGCGATGTACCAGGCGCGGCTGCGCGAGGCCAACGCCCTGGACTTCGACGACATCATCATGACCACGGTCAATCTGCTCCAGGCCTTCCCGGACGTCGCCGAGCACTACCGCCGCCGCTTCCGCCACGTCCTCGTCGACGAGTACCAGGACACCAACCACGCCCAGTACACCCTCGTCCGCGAGCTGGTCGGCCCCGCCGAGGACGCCGCCGAACTGTGCGTCGTCGGCGACGCCGACCAGTCGATCTACGCCTTCCGCGGCGCCACGATCCGCAACATCCTCCAGTTCGAGGAGGACTACCCGGACGCGACGACGATCCTGCTGGAGCAGAACTACCGCTCCTCGCAGACGATCCTGTCCGCCGCCAACGCCGTCATCGAGCGCAACGAGAACCGCCGCCCCAAGAACCTCTGGACGCAGGCGGGCGCCGGCCCCAGGATCACCGGCTACGTCGCCGACACCGAGCACGACGAGGCGCAGTTCGTCGCCGACGAGATCGACCGGCTGACGGACGCCGGCGACGCCAAGGCCGGCGACGTCGCGGTCTTCTACCGCACCAACGCCCAGTCCCGTGTCTTCGAAGAGATCTTCATCCGGGTCGGGCTGCCCTACAAGGTCGTCGGCGGGGTGCGCTTCTACGAGCGCAAGGAGGTCCGCGACGTCCTCGCGTACCTGCGGGTGCTCGCCAACCCCGAGGACACCGTCCCGCTCCGCCGCATCCTGAACGTCCCCAAGCGCGGCATCGGCGACCGCGCCGAGGCGATGATCGACGCCCTGTCGGCGCGCGAGAAGATCACCTTCCCGCAGGCGCTGCGCCGGGTCGACGAGGCGTACGGCATGGCGGCCCGCTCCGCCAACGCCGTCAAGCGCTTCAACGTCCTCATGGAGGAGCTGCGCACCATCGTCGAGTCCGGCGCCGGCCCCGCCACGATCCTGGAAGCCGTCCTGGAGCGCACCGGCTACCTCGCCGAACTCCAGGCCAGCACCGACCCGCAGGACGAGACCCGGATCGAGAACCTCCAGGAACTCGCCGCCGTGGCCCTGGAGTTCGAGCAGGACCGAGGGGAGGAGAATCCGGGCACCCTCTCCGACTTCCTGGAGCAGGTCGCGCTGGTCGCCGACTCCGACCAGATCCCGGACGAGGACGAAGAGGGCAGCGGCGTGATCACGCTGATGACGCTGCACACCGCCAAGGGCCTGGAGTTCCCCGTCGTCTTCCTGACCGGCCTGGAGGACGGCGTCTTCCCGCACATGCGCTCGCTGGGCCAGACCAAGGAGCTGGAGGAGGAGCGCCGGCTCGCCTACGTGGGCATCACCCGCGCCCGCGAGCGGCTCTACGTCACCCGTTCGACGATGCGCAGCGCCTGGGGCCAGCCCTCGTACAACCCGCCCTCCCGGTTCCTGGAGGAGATCCCGGCCGACTACCTGGAGTGGAAGCGCACGGGCCAGGCGACGCCCTCCGCGTCGATGGGCGGCATGTCGGCGGGCGGTGGAGGCGGCGGCTTCGGTTCCGCCCTGTCGTCGCGCGCCAAGGGGCCGAGCGGCTTCGCGACCCGCCGTTCCGGCGACCGCCAGGTGGTCTCCCTGGCCGTCGGCGACCGCGTCACCCACGACAGCTTCGGGCTGGGCACGGTCGTCGGCGTCAAGGGCAGCGGCGACAACGCCGAGGCGACGATCGACTTCGGCGGCGAGAAGCCGAAGCGGCTGCTGCTGCGGTACGCGCCGGTGGAGAAGCTGTAG
- a CDS encoding M23 family metallopeptidase has product MNDRHPSGAPLPTGSASDASYAHYPAYDTYEQQHSPSGSAEYGDGDPLFGSLPGSYETGMYDTGCYDTGTHGAVAHGMSAYGTGTFHTGGYDTGTYDAAGYGTGAYDTGGYAPSQWDTGAYETGAYDSGAYPAADPHAAAPGYDPYAHTAYDAPAQDATAYASHGYDTAASYETTGYEATAYGHGGYDTGSHPTGTYDTGSYAAVGYDTAGAFDTGGHQATALQETADHEATAIWTTTDRNLIAGIPAQAGPPPEDTVLWDSTPWNDTAHTDAGRHDGEQFDADVFEAGRPGTDGTSPDEGGFGHTGGFDNAARAEDGEAAAVAEAMTQAMPVTPPAPSRRRVAGPDAGTTVRGRGRKRPVKRSALLTVAVPSVAAMGVCAVAAAAVTGFTGDDKGDATAQAAPDPGAVKPSAANNKLDTQLAGLSASADDFRDRASRTQERIDLKQRQDLERKRKAEEAARKEAARPKFVLPVTQHGLSATFGQAGVNWMSVHTGIDFPVSYGTPVMSATDGTIRTQWNSAYGNMAIVTAPDGTETWYCHLSSTKIRSGSVKAGDQIAYSGNSGNSTGPHLHFEVRPGGGAAVDPQPWLRDHGLNPN; this is encoded by the coding sequence GTGAACGACCGTCACCCATCGGGGGCCCCGCTCCCGACCGGATCTGCTTCTGACGCCTCGTATGCGCATTATCCGGCCTACGACACCTACGAGCAGCAGCATTCCCCCTCGGGCAGCGCCGAATACGGCGATGGCGACCCGCTCTTCGGCTCGCTCCCCGGCTCGTACGAAACCGGCATGTACGACACCGGCTGCTATGACACCGGGACGCACGGCGCGGTTGCCCACGGCATGAGCGCCTACGGCACGGGCACCTTCCACACCGGCGGGTACGACACGGGGACGTACGACGCGGCGGGCTACGGCACCGGCGCCTACGACACCGGCGGCTACGCCCCGTCGCAGTGGGACACCGGCGCCTACGAGACGGGTGCCTACGACAGCGGCGCCTATCCCGCCGCCGACCCGCACGCGGCCGCCCCGGGCTACGACCCCTACGCGCACACCGCGTACGACGCCCCGGCGCAGGACGCGACCGCCTACGCGTCCCACGGATACGACACGGCGGCCTCGTACGAGACGACCGGCTACGAAGCCACCGCCTACGGGCACGGCGGGTACGACACCGGGAGCCACCCCACCGGCACGTACGACACCGGGAGTTACGCCGCCGTCGGATACGACACCGCCGGCGCCTTCGACACCGGCGGCCACCAGGCCACCGCGCTCCAGGAGACCGCCGACCACGAGGCCACGGCGATCTGGACGACCACGGACCGGAACCTCATCGCCGGCATCCCGGCCCAGGCCGGCCCGCCGCCCGAGGACACCGTCCTGTGGGACTCCACCCCCTGGAACGACACCGCGCACACCGACGCCGGCCGGCACGACGGCGAGCAGTTCGACGCCGACGTCTTCGAGGCCGGCCGGCCCGGGACCGACGGCACCTCCCCCGACGAGGGCGGCTTCGGCCACACCGGCGGCTTCGACAACGCCGCCCGCGCCGAGGACGGCGAGGCCGCCGCCGTGGCGGAGGCCATGACGCAGGCCATGCCGGTCACCCCTCCGGCCCCCAGCAGGCGGCGGGTCGCCGGGCCGGACGCCGGCACGACCGTCCGCGGCCGGGGCCGCAAGCGCCCGGTGAAGCGGTCGGCGCTGCTGACCGTCGCCGTCCCCTCGGTCGCCGCCATGGGCGTGTGCGCCGTGGCAGCCGCCGCCGTCACCGGATTCACCGGCGACGACAAGGGCGACGCGACCGCCCAGGCCGCGCCCGACCCGGGAGCCGTCAAACCGTCGGCGGCCAACAACAAGCTCGACACCCAGCTCGCCGGACTCAGCGCCAGCGCCGACGACTTCCGCGACCGGGCCAGCCGTACCCAGGAGCGGATCGACCTCAAGCAGCGCCAGGATCTGGAGCGCAAGCGCAAGGCGGAGGAGGCGGCCCGCAAGGAGGCCGCCCGCCCCAAGTTCGTGCTGCCGGTCACCCAGCACGGCCTGAGCGCCACCTTCGGCCAGGCCGGGGTGAACTGGATGTCCGTGCACACCGGCATCGACTTCCCGGTCAGCTACGGCACCCCGGTCATGTCCGCCACCGACGGCACCATCCGCACCCAGTGGAACTCCGCCTACGGGAACATGGCGATCGTGACGGCGCCCGACGGCACCGAGACCTGGTACTGCCACCTGAGCAGCACCAAGATCCGTTCCGGGTCGGTCAAGGCCGGGGACCAGATCGCCTATTCGGGCAACTCCGGCAACTCCACGGGACCGCACCTCCACTTCGAGGTGCGCCCCGGCGGCGGCGCGGCGGTCGACCCGCAGCCCTGGCTGCGCGACCACGGCCTCAACCCGAACTGA
- a CDS encoding LuxR C-terminal-related transcriptional regulator: MSSEGAQQDRAGDEAAGGGTAGGRTVRVVLVDDHRMFRTGVQAEIGETARTGVEVVGEAADVDQALTVITATRPEVVLLDVHLPGGGGVEVLRRSAAMMGDTERPVRFLALSVSDAAEDVIGVIRGGARGYVTKTITGTDLVNAVFRVADGDAVFSPRLAGFVLDAFASTDAPPVDEDLDRLTQREREVLRLIARGYAYKEVAKQLFISVKTVESHVSAVLRKLQLSNRHELTRWAAARRLV, encoded by the coding sequence ATGAGCAGCGAGGGCGCACAGCAGGACCGGGCCGGCGACGAAGCGGCCGGCGGCGGGACGGCCGGGGGCCGGACCGTACGGGTCGTGCTGGTCGACGACCACCGGATGTTCCGTACGGGCGTCCAGGCCGAGATCGGCGAGACCGCGCGCACCGGCGTCGAGGTGGTCGGGGAGGCGGCCGACGTCGACCAGGCGCTCACGGTCATCACGGCCACCCGCCCCGAGGTCGTCCTGCTGGACGTCCATCTCCCCGGGGGCGGCGGTGTCGAGGTGCTGCGCCGCAGCGCCGCGATGATGGGCGACACGGAGCGCCCGGTCCGCTTCCTGGCGCTCTCCGTCTCGGACGCGGCCGAGGACGTCATCGGGGTCATCCGCGGCGGCGCCCGCGGCTATGTCACCAAGACCATCACCGGCACGGACCTGGTGAACGCGGTCTTCCGGGTCGCCGACGGCGACGCGGTGTTCTCCCCGCGGCTGGCCGGCTTCGTGCTGGACGCCTTCGCCTCGACGGACGCCCCGCCGGTCGACGAGGACCTGGACCGCCTCACCCAGCGCGAGCGCGAGGTGCTGCGGCTGATCGCCCGCGGCTACGCGTACAAGGAGGTCGCCAAGCAGCTGTTCATCTCCGTGAAGACCGTGGAGTCCCACGTCTCCGCGGTGCTGCGCAAGCTCCAGCTCTCCAACCGCCATGAGCTGACCCGCTGGGCCGCCGCCCGGCGGCTGGTCTGA
- a CDS encoding C40 family peptidase, with protein MASHRKPRTSILTSPGGRRTAVGLTSAALASATLLSQSADAAPRAPKPTIEEVKQKVDGLYRQAEVATQKYNAAKERAETQRHTVDKLLDAAAKRAEEMNESRRRLGTFASAQYRTGGMNPTAQLMLAKDPQQFFDRSHLMERLTGRQKQAVSDYQEQQAAAARQRAEATHSLERLQTSQASLKESKQSVQAKLAEARQLLSRLTAQEKARLAELERKKEAAAKRKAEEEARKQQERERQQQHDGGGQSGGGADDGSSAGPSSSQAEKALAFARAQMGKPYVWGATGPSSYDCSGLTQAAWKAAGVSLPRTTWDQVKVGQRVATKDLKPGDLVFFYDDISHVGMYIGGGKMIHAPHPGASVREESIYYMPIYGSVRPG; from the coding sequence TTGGCGTCGCATCGCAAGCCGCGCACCAGCATTCTCACCTCGCCCGGAGGACGACGAACGGCGGTCGGGCTCACCTCCGCCGCCCTCGCCTCGGCCACGCTGCTCTCGCAGTCCGCCGACGCGGCCCCCCGGGCGCCCAAGCCCACCATCGAAGAGGTCAAGCAGAAGGTCGACGGCCTCTACCGCCAGGCCGAGGTGGCCACCCAGAAGTACAACGCCGCCAAGGAGCGGGCCGAGACCCAGCGCCACACCGTCGACAAGCTGCTCGACGCCGCCGCCAAGCGGGCCGAGGAGATGAACGAGTCCCGGCGCCGGCTGGGCACGTTCGCCTCGGCGCAGTACCGCACCGGGGGCATGAACCCGACGGCGCAGCTGATGCTGGCCAAGGACCCGCAGCAGTTCTTCGACCGCAGCCACCTCATGGAGCGGCTGACCGGCCGGCAGAAGCAGGCCGTCTCCGACTACCAGGAGCAGCAGGCGGCGGCGGCCCGGCAGCGGGCGGAGGCGACCCACAGCCTGGAGCGGCTGCAGACCTCGCAGGCGTCCCTCAAGGAGTCCAAGCAGTCCGTCCAGGCGAAGCTGGCCGAGGCCCGGCAGCTGCTGTCCCGGCTGACCGCCCAGGAGAAGGCGCGGCTGGCGGAGCTGGAGCGCAAGAAGGAGGCCGCGGCCAAGCGCAAGGCCGAGGAGGAGGCCCGCAAGCAGCAGGAGCGCGAGCGGCAGCAGCAGCACGACGGGGGCGGGCAGAGCGGTGGCGGCGCCGACGACGGCTCGTCCGCCGGACCGTCGTCGAGCCAGGCCGAGAAGGCGCTCGCCTTCGCCCGCGCCCAGATGGGCAAGCCGTACGTCTGGGGCGCGACCGGGCCCAGCTCCTACGACTGCTCGGGGCTGACCCAGGCCGCGTGGAAGGCCGCCGGCGTCAGCCTGCCGCGGACCACCTGGGACCAGGTCAAGGTCGGCCAGCGGGTCGCCACCAAGGACCTCAAGCCCGGTGACCTGGTCTTCTTCTACGACGACATCAGCCACGTCGGCATGTACATAGGCGGCGGCAAGATGATCCACGCACCGCACCCGGGCGCCAGTGTCCGGGAGGAGTCGATCTACTACATGCCGATCTACGGGAGCGTCCGCCCGGGCTGA
- a CDS encoding esterase/lipase family protein: MQALPFLSAPLVFARLFAEPLRRARRLPTRTPSLLVRSTVVELAVLAGHLLLYPTGISQERPAPGAAPHPATGPPEGHPAPQPVPSAPGTPGTPGVPSMLPTEGRAHPPVLLLHGFIDNRSVFLLLRRSLHRHGWRHVEALNYSPLTCDLRKAAELLRRHVEEVCARTGHRRVDIVGHSLGGLIARYYVQRLGGDTRVRTVITLGTPHSGTGVAPLMSAHPIVRQMRPDSEVIAELSLPAPHCRTHFVAFWSEEDRVMVPATTARINHPDLHAFNVHVAGVGHLALPVNGTVAAGIRDALASADPAEGAADVISVA, from the coding sequence ATGCAGGCCCTGCCCTTTCTCTCCGCACCCCTGGTGTTCGCGCGCCTCTTCGCCGAGCCGCTCCGGCGCGCCCGCCGGCTCCCCACCCGCACCCCTTCCCTGCTCGTGCGCAGCACGGTCGTGGAGCTGGCGGTGCTCGCCGGTCATCTCCTCCTCTACCCGACCGGCATCTCCCAGGAGCGCCCCGCGCCGGGAGCCGCCCCGCACCCCGCGACCGGCCCCCCGGAAGGGCACCCGGCGCCACAGCCCGTGCCGTCCGCGCCCGGCACACCCGGCACGCCCGGCGTGCCGTCGATGCTGCCGACGGAGGGCCGGGCCCATCCCCCGGTCCTCCTGCTCCACGGCTTCATCGACAACCGCTCCGTCTTCCTGCTGCTGCGCCGCTCGCTGCACCGGCACGGCTGGCGCCATGTCGAGGCGCTCAACTACTCCCCGCTGACCTGTGACCTGCGCAAGGCGGCCGAGCTGCTGCGCCGGCACGTGGAGGAGGTGTGCGCCCGGACCGGCCATCGCCGGGTGGACATCGTGGGCCACAGCCTGGGCGGTCTCATCGCCCGCTATTACGTGCAGCGGCTCGGCGGCGACACCCGCGTCCGTACGGTGATCACACTCGGGACCCCGCACTCCGGGACGGGCGTCGCGCCCTTGATGTCGGCGCACCCGATCGTCCGCCAGATGCGGCCCGATTCCGAGGTGATTGCGGAGTTGTCGCTTCCGGCGCCGCATTGCCGGACGCACTTTGTCGCTTTCTGGAGCGAGGAGGACCGGGTGATGGTTCCCGCCACTACGGCCAGAATCAATCACCCGGATTTGCATGCGTTCAATGTGCATGTCGCCGGTGTCGGACATCTCGCCCTGCCGGTCAACGGCACCGTCGCCGCGGGCATCCGCGACGCGCTGGCCTCGGCGGATCCGGCCGAAGGGGCCGCGGACGTCATATCGGTGGCCTGA
- a CDS encoding cobalamin B12-binding domain-containing protein, producing the protein MSVARHDGAQAGNQGAAGRSGPIRVVVAKPGLDGHDRGAKVIARALRDAGMEVIYTGLHQTPEQIVDTAIQEDADAIGLSILSGAHNTLFAKVIALLEERDAADIKVFGGGIIPEADIPPLKAQGVAEIFTPGATTASIVEWVNANVRSLAV; encoded by the coding sequence ATGAGTGTGGCTCGGCATGACGGAGCGCAGGCGGGGAACCAGGGCGCGGCGGGCAGGTCGGGTCCGATCCGTGTGGTCGTGGCCAAGCCGGGCCTGGACGGGCACGACCGGGGCGCCAAGGTCATCGCGCGGGCGCTGCGCGACGCCGGTATGGAGGTGATCTACACCGGGCTGCACCAGACCCCGGAGCAGATCGTCGACACCGCGATCCAGGAGGACGCCGACGCGATCGGCCTGTCCATCCTCTCCGGCGCGCACAACACCCTCTTCGCGAAGGTCATCGCCCTGTTGGAGGAGCGCGACGCCGCGGATATCAAGGTCTTCGGCGGCGGCATCATCCCCGAGGCCGACATCCCCCCGCTCAAGGCACAGGGCGTCGCGGAGATCTTCACGCCGGGCGCGACGACGGCCTCGATCGTGGAGTGGGTCAACGCGAACGTCCGGTCGCTGGCGGTCTGA
- a CDS encoding alpha/beta hydrolase has product MSLTGTPFFLTSVTLLIVAFVLPFALWGRIAGPPLLRGLARLLMLLFAQVTAITVVFVMVNNANNLYDTWDDLLGTGSHVEAARDLGPDGMGGQQIRNEPKQLQRFRPADDPQVGPGVQMTDLRGRISGVAGEVYVWLPPQYNDPAYRNKKFPVVELLPGYPGSAKSWMGSLRVAEQLQPLMQRGQIRPVILVAPRTNLLPGADTGCVNLPGKVNADSWLTVDVRKMIIDNFRAGDKPDSWALAGYSAGAHCATKLALSHPDRYRAAVSLSGYNDPALERDSLAGKDPKLRIESNPMHILKSANAMGRPPRTALYVTGAAGDGYQAGLGLRQLARFPTTVDVQQISGAGGHTTAVWKQQVPQVFQWLGTQLRAEPQRPSAQHGS; this is encoded by the coding sequence ATGAGCCTGACGGGCACGCCCTTCTTCCTCACCTCGGTCACGCTGTTGATCGTCGCCTTCGTGCTGCCGTTCGCCCTGTGGGGCCGAATAGCCGGGCCGCCCCTGCTGCGCGGCCTCGCCCGGCTGCTGATGCTGCTGTTCGCCCAGGTCACGGCCATCACCGTGGTCTTCGTCATGGTCAACAACGCCAACAACCTCTACGACACCTGGGACGACCTGCTCGGCACCGGCAGCCATGTCGAGGCGGCCCGGGACCTCGGCCCCGACGGCATGGGCGGGCAGCAGATCAGGAACGAGCCCAAGCAGCTCCAGCGTTTCCGCCCCGCCGACGACCCCCAGGTGGGCCCGGGGGTCCAGATGACCGACCTCAGGGGCCGGATCTCGGGCGTGGCGGGCGAGGTGTACGTATGGCTGCCGCCGCAGTACAACGACCCGGCCTACCGGAACAAGAAGTTCCCGGTGGTCGAGCTGCTGCCCGGCTACCCGGGGTCGGCGAAGTCCTGGATGGGCTCGCTGCGGGTGGCCGAGCAGCTCCAGCCGCTGATGCAGCGCGGTCAGATCAGGCCGGTCATCCTGGTGGCGCCGCGGACCAACCTCCTGCCCGGCGCGGACACCGGCTGCGTCAACCTCCCCGGGAAGGTCAACGCCGACAGCTGGCTGACCGTCGACGTCCGCAAGATGATCATCGACAACTTCCGGGCGGGCGACAAGCCGGACTCCTGGGCCCTGGCCGGCTACTCGGCGGGTGCCCACTGCGCCACCAAGCTCGCCCTGTCCCACCCGGACCGCTACCGCGCCGCGGTCTCCCTGTCCGGCTACAACGACCCGGCCCTCGAACGCGACTCCCTGGCCGGCAAGGACCCCAAGCTGCGCATCGAGTCCAACCCGATGCACATCCTGAAGTCCGCCAACGCGATGGGGCGGCCGCCGCGCACGGCCCTGTACGTGACGGGCGCGGCGGGCGACGGCTACCAGGCCGGTCTCGGTCTTCGGCAGCTGGCGCGGTTCCCGACCACGGTGGATGTCCAGCAGATCTCGGGCGCCGGCGGCCACACCACGGCGGTGTGGAAGCAGCAGGTGCCGCAGGTCTTCCAGTGGCTGGGGACCCAGCTCAGGGCCGAGCCTCAGCGCCCCAGCGCCCAGCACGGAAGCTAG